The following are encoded together in the Tripterygium wilfordii isolate XIE 37 chromosome 18, ASM1340144v1, whole genome shotgun sequence genome:
- the LOC119984004 gene encoding B3 domain-containing transcription factor NGA1-like — protein MMNFVEEEQKENYFDKDEGEGEEKPFISFSSTSSSSAANSPNYSQNLSLFGAFEQSQQAHKNQDHTPPVNLDSNNNLDLMELSLGGTSSGRSSGAGGGGGGGDIEKEHMFDKVVTPSDVGKLNRLVIPKQHAEKYFPLNSSSTEKGLLLNFEDRTGKAWRFRYSYWNSSQSYVITKGWSRFVKEKKLDAGDVVSFQRGVGELGRDRLFIDWRRRPNPLESTPVQFQFQFPQEVQWGRLYSMPPPRLGSISQQFENFPNSMNYNLYPYHYNLQQQQQRQQQRQHEPIVGYGHGVFQQHYLRSSLSSSSVVQEGGNLQPMVINSVPVVHGTKTAAPLKRLRLFGVNMECGGSSSTAQDEVISPSPHLASAGSSSSHPSQLRLPGNSPVSTIPQIELSNIGKSSSSPNFDYKH, from the coding sequence ATGATGAACTTtgttgaagaagaacaaaaggagAATTACTTTGATAAAGATGAAGGAGAAGGGGAGGAGAAACcctttatttctttctcttccaCCTCCTCATCTTCTGCTGCCAATTCTCCCAATTACAGCCAAAACCTATCCCTCTTTGGGGCATTTGAGCAGTCACAACAAGCACACAAAAATCAAGATCACACCCCACCTGTCAATTTGGACAGCAATAATAATCTAGACCTTATGGAATTATCACTAGGAGGTACTAGTAGTGGAAGATCATCCGGAgccggaggaggaggaggaggaggggatATTGAGAAAGAACACATGTTCGACAAAGTAGTGACTCCAAGCGATGTGGGGAAGCTGAACCGGCTAGTGATACCAAAACAACACGCGGAGAAGTACTTCCCGCTCAATTCCTCATCGACCGAGAAAGGACTACTCTTAAACTTCGAAGATCGGACTGGAAAGGCGTGGCGATTCAGGTACTCTTATTGGAACAGCAGTCAGAGCTATGTCATAACCAAAGGATGGAGCAGGTTTGTGAAGGAGAAGAAGCTTGATGCTGGAGATGTTGTGTCGTTTCAACGCGGTGTTGGCGAGTTAGGCCGGGATCGGTTGTTCATAGACTGGAGGAGAAGGCCTAATCCGCTCGAATCAACACCAGTTCAGTTTCAGTTCCAGTTTCCACAGGAGGTGCAGTGGGGGAGGCTCTACTCCATGCCGCCACCGCGATTGGGGTCAATTTCACAACAATTCGAGAATTTTCCAAACTCCATGAATTATAATTTGTATCCTTATCATTACAATcttcaacaacagcagcagcgaCAACAACAACGACAACATGAACCAATTGTTGGTTACGGACATGGAGTTTTCCAACAGCATTATTTAAggtcatcattatcatcatcatcagttgTGCAAGAAGGTGGGAATTTGCAACCGATGGTGATCAATTCAGTGCCAGTTGTTCATGGTACTAAAACCGCGGCGCCGCTAAAACGGCTGAGGTTGTTTGGTGTGAACATGGAGTGTGGTGGTAGTAGTAGTACTGCACAAGATGAAGTAATCTCTCCTTCTCCTCATTTAGCCTCGGccggttcttcttcttctcatcctTCCCAGTTGAGGTTACCAGGGAATTCGCCGGTTTCAACAATACCGCAAATTGAGTTATCAAACATAGGGAAGTCTTCTTCGTCACCCAATTTTGATTATAAGCACTAA